From Microcystis aeruginosa NIES-2549, a single genomic window includes:
- a CDS encoding J domain-containing protein, whose translation MAEQILSLLLYLILILTAFWFISPQKKPRSHPAYHLACLLEDAPESSLKGQSYPLATPLATPIACTVPQVWRSVYRQSLAKPDVNYWQWRGMPENEQFCRELEELLQLNPARGYAKEILESLALGQDPFYHLYWDLKAIANGNFNTIGTNKLAEGRFARRDLRTHQQMRRDFRQWHLQACQQLGKERVKAVYRVCYGSDWLLIAQILYPSPRSLAVMIIESANPVWWRVLGITPFSTTSRIENNYKTLLCYWHPDRNSHPNATEITAHLNRAYDCYQSFQEMSSQDNAPLWTKIRRWIP comes from the coding sequence ATGGCGGAGCAAATTCTTTCTCTACTCTTGTACTTAATTCTCATTTTAACGGCTTTTTGGTTTATTAGCCCCCAAAAAAAGCCCCGTAGTCATCCCGCCTATCATCTTGCTTGTTTACTAGAAGATGCTCCTGAAAGCTCTTTAAAGGGTCAATCTTATCCCCTGGCTACTCCCTTGGCTACCCCGATCGCCTGTACTGTTCCCCAGGTGTGGCGCAGTGTATATAGGCAGTCTCTGGCAAAACCGGATGTTAATTATTGGCAATGGCGCGGTATGCCCGAAAATGAGCAGTTTTGTCGGGAATTAGAGGAATTATTGCAATTAAATCCGGCTAGAGGTTACGCTAAGGAAATTCTGGAAAGTCTAGCCTTGGGTCAAGATCCTTTTTATCATCTTTACTGGGATCTAAAAGCGATCGCTAATGGTAACTTTAACACTATTGGCACTAATAAACTGGCTGAGGGCAGATTTGCCAGGCGAGATTTGCGAACTCATCAGCAGATGCGGAGGGATTTTCGTCAATGGCATTTACAAGCTTGTCAACAGTTGGGAAAAGAGCGGGTTAAAGCGGTTTATCGGGTGTGTTATGGGTCAGATTGGTTATTAATCGCCCAAATTCTCTATCCTTCGCCCCGTTCCTTGGCCGTGATGATTATAGAGTCCGCTAATCCCGTTTGGTGGCGAGTTTTGGGGATTACTCCTTTTAGCACGACTAGCCGGATTGAGAACAATTATAAAACTCTCTTGTGTTATTGGCATCCCGATCGCAATTCCCATCCCAATGCGACAGAAATCACGGCCCATCTTAATCGCGCCTACGATTGTTATCAAAGTTTTCAGGAGATGAGTAGTCAAGATAATGCACCTTTGTGGACGAAAATCCGTCGCTGGATTCCTTAG
- a CDS encoding DUF1349 domain-containing protein, protein MGLSENFLQPALSDDFYWLNEPTHYRLGNGLEISTDEKTDFWQNTHYGFQRDDGHCLLMRQVGDFSLMTQVEFQPREKYDQCGLMVRIDSQNWIKVSTEYESEQASRLGSVVTNLGYSDWATQDISSRYREMWYRISKRGSDFLLENSYDGQAWLQMRITHLHKIADDCQIGVYACSPIGKAFRCCFKTLEISDNQWLVIPEAS, encoded by the coding sequence ATGGGACTTAGTGAAAATTTTTTACAGCCAGCATTGTCAGATGATTTTTACTGGCTCAACGAGCCGACGCATTATCGTTTGGGTAATGGCTTGGAAATTTCTACAGATGAAAAAACTGATTTTTGGCAAAACACGCACTATGGTTTTCAAAGAGATGATGGGCATTGCTTATTGATGCGACAAGTTGGGGATTTTTCCCTAATGACCCAAGTAGAATTTCAGCCTCGGGAAAAATATGATCAATGTGGCCTAATGGTGCGGATTGACAGTCAGAATTGGATAAAAGTTTCCACGGAATATGAAAGCGAACAAGCTAGTCGGCTTGGTTCTGTGGTGACCAATTTGGGATATTCTGATTGGGCAACGCAAGACATTTCTTCACGATACCGCGAAATGTGGTATCGCATCAGTAAACGGGGGAGCGATTTTCTGCTAGAGAATTCTTATGATGGGCAGGCTTGGCTGCAAATGCGGATCACACACTTACACAAGATAGCCGACGATTGCCAAATCGGAGTGTATGCCTGCAGCCCGATAGGCAAAGCGTTTCGCTGTTGTTTCAAAACCTTGGAAATCTCAGACAATCAGTGGCTGGTAATACCAGAAGCCAGCTAA